A stretch of Candidatus Rokuibacteriota bacterium DNA encodes these proteins:
- a CDS encoding branched-chain amino acid ABC transporter permease has protein sequence LGTAQQVTTVTISSELNLLIVGVVLVAFVVLAPEGILGLVQRLAGKKRA, from the coding sequence CTGGGCACGGCCCAACAGGTGACGACGGTAACGATCTCGTCGGAGTTGAACCTGCTGATCGTCGGGGTCGTGCTCGTGGCCTTCGTCGTCCTGGCGCCCGAAGGGATCCTCGGGCTGGTTCAGCGGCTCGCGGGAAAAAAGCGCGCCTGA